The following DNA comes from Pseudoalteromonas aliena SW19.
ATTGGACCTTTAACTTTGATTCAACTTCAGCGCGCTTTGCAAACCCAGTTGATATTGATACTGCAGGGGTTGAATTTTTAGCGACTAAGCACTTTGATACGGCAAAACTTATAGCAAGCTACACCTATTTACATAAATCAGAAAACTACGGCGTAGCCGATATTGATGCCAGTTTTTACGCATTAAACTTTCCTGATCACCGTTTAACACTTGGCGCTGTGTACAACCCAACTGATATTTTAGAATTTAGAATAGATAACGAATGGCGTACACAACACAAAAATGCACTTAGAAACGGCAATGACAACGCGTTATTTACCCAGCTAACGCTTAGAATAACTCCGCCACAGTTGAGTAATTTATTTATCACCTTAGCGGCAGATAACTTATGGGATGAGTCGTTTGAAGAAATACCTGGTACACCTGGGCGCGGTGAACAATACACGTTAAGTGCAACGTATAGCTGGTAACTAGTAACGTAAGCAAGCTTCACGTCTACACAAACACTCACACACCTCCACGTTGGCGGTAGACGTGGAGCTTGCTCATGTGAAAAGCGCAGCTTTTAATTACTTAAAAGTGTTCAAGTAAATTGGCATCAAACACACGGTTAAACTTCAATCAAAAGAATGATGCTAAAATAAAAGCAATGCTAGAGAAACCAAAAAGCCATGTATAAATTAGCTGTGCAACGGTAAACATAATAGGGTCTTCAGCAATATCTAAGTTGTCGTTTCCTCCATAAGTCCAGCCACTGTTAAATGAGTGAAATAGTAGCCCGCCTGACATGCTCATTAATAGCAAAGAAACAAACACATCAGAGCCATCGAGTGTATTGGGATCTATGGAAAATCCTACAGGAAAGCCAAAAATTAGGCCAAATAAGAACAAACCAAGGATACGCTCTGCTGTGCAGGTGGTTTTTAAAACAACTTGTTTTGCCGCTATCGCAGATTTAGCCTCACTTTTAAGCGTATTTATTTCAGTTTCTCTACGAGAAAACTCAATCATTAGCGCATTAAAATTCTCTGCGTATTTTACTTTATCAATACTCTTTTTTGCTTCGAGTAGTTCATCTAATGAATACTTTGAATAATCGACTTTGATACAATATTTCCTTATAAAGCTGAATAACTTCGGCAAATCCAGTTATCCAAGAGTTTCCCTACTAAATTAGTTAATTATTTTACAGTACACTTTTTTCATTTGTAAATGTATGTGTATTTTAATAGTTCACTAAGTGAGCTCTTCAAGCTCGGTAATAAGCGCTAGAGCTTGTGCATTTGTTGACCCGCACACATCAAGCGTGGCGCTAAAATCACTACATACTTTTGGGCGACTTTCATCACCAAATAACTTACATAAATTACGTTCATCTAGCTGAATGCAACGTTCTCCGGCTTTTTTGCCATTTGGCATACCTGGAATTGGCGAACTAATACTGGGTGCAATACAACATGCACCACAGCCTAGTCTACACTCCATCGATTCAGTTTTCATAATATCCTCTGTATAAAAAGTAACGTCTTTAATTCTTTTTCAGGAACCTAATTAGTCACACGCTTAGTTGTAATGTACATATGTAATGCTTTGTTACATCTTAAAACAGCTTGTAAACACTTTATTGCGTATTATTACTGTGTCACCACCAATAATGAGGAATGCCTTGTGGCTACTAAAAAACAAATAATACTCCCAATTGCAGTTTTAGCAGGTGGCATAGCATTAGCTATCGCTTTTATGGCTATGAAAAAGCCACCGGAAGAAAAGCCTGAGCAAGACATTCGCCCTTTAGTGGCAACCCAAAGCATACTATTAGATTCTATCACGCTCGATGTTAAATCGTACGGCATAGTAAAACCAAAAGACCGTACCGAGTTAATAGCGCAAGTAAGCGGGCAAGTTATTTCGGTATCAGATCAATTTGTCGAAGGTGCGTTTGTAAAGCAAGGCGATATTTTAGCACGAATTGATGCAAATGATTACGAGGCAGACTTTATTGAAGCGCAAGCGGGTTTAGCGCAAGCAAGTTCGGCACTTGAAATAGAGCGTGCGCAAGCGCATGTAGCAAAAGCAGAATGGGAACGTATTAAGTCAGATTCAAGCGAAGCTATTGCCTCAGAGCTTTATTTACGTAAACCGCAATTAGCTGAAAAACTAGCACGCTACCGCTCAGCTCAAGCCAGTGTAAAACGCGCTAGTCGTAATCTTGAACGTACTTATATTAAGGCCCCATACGATGCGATTATTAACGAGCGCACGATTAGCTTGGGCTCAGTAGTTAATCCAGGTAATAGTTTTGGCGCATTAAGTGCGACATCTGTTGCAGAGGTTCGTCTACCGGTTGCCGACCAAGAACTGCAATATTTAGAAAATGGTGGCGTCGGTTCAAACGTTACATTTAATGCAGAATACGCGGGCAAACAAACAATGTGGCAAGCCAAAGTAATTCGCACCGAAGGTGTGGTTGATCAAAAAAGCCGCATGAGCTACCTAGTAGCACAACTTGCCACACCGTATGGCGATAAAACACGCCCTCTTCGTTTTGGTTCATACATTAATGCGACAATTGAAGGCCGCCCACTTGATAACGCAATTGTTGTTGCGCACCATTTAGTTAAAGATAATAAAATTGTAATTTTAAATGACGATTTAACATTGTCCTTTAAAACCCTAAATATTATACGCGAACAAAACGGCATGATTATCGCCAGCCAAGGGTTAAAAAATGGCGAGCAAATTGTCACCTCAGCGCTTGAATATCCAACCGAAGGTATGACTGTAAAAATTGAAGACGTAGCACCTAATAACAGTGATATTACTCAACTTGCACTTAAGGAGGAGTAACCATGAACACTCGTGAAACAGGGCTAATAGCATGGTTTGCCCGTAATCCCGTTGCAGCTAACCTATTAATGATATTTATATTAGTGGGTGGTCTTTTAATGGCAATGACCATTCGCAAACAAATGTTCCCACAGTTTGAAAGTAACTGGATAAGCGTACAAGCGGTTTATCCGGGTGCTGCCCCGCAAGAGGTTGAAGAAGGAATAACGATAAAAGTTGAGGAAAATCTTGAAGGTCTTGAAGGTATTAAACGCCTCATTACCTATTCTAACCGAGGTTTTTCGCAAGCCTGGATTGAAATAGAAGAACAATATAATCCACAAGAAGTACTTGATGAAATTAAAGTACAGGTTGATTCAATAAACACCTTTCCTGCGGGAATGGAGCGTCCTGTTGTACGTCGTGATAAGTTTGAGCAAGAGGTAATGATACTCGCGCTTTACGGCGACATGAGTAACTACCAGCTCAAAGAGCTTGGCAACGATATAAAAGATGAACTCCAAGCCCTACCCCACGTTAACCTTGTTAATTTTAATGGCGGCTTAGAATACGAAATTGGTATAGAAGTCAGCCCCGATAAACTACGCGAATATGGCTTAACATTTAGAGATATTGCAGGCGCTGTGCAAAGCTTTTCAGCCAATATGTCGGCGGGGCAAATACGCTCTGAAAACGGTTATATTTCGATGCGTGTTGAAAAACAAGCCTACCGTGGCTTTGAGTTTGAAAAGCTGCCGCTTATTACCCTTGCTGATGGCGCACAAATTTATTTAGGCGATGTTGCTATCATTAATGATGGCTTTGAAGAAGGCCTACAGTATTCTAAATATAATGGTAAAAATTCACTCTCATTTGAAGTAAATGCATCAAAAGATCAAGACATTACCGATGTAGCAAAAGTCCTTAAAAGCTACATGGCAACTAAAGAGCCACTTTTACCAGCAGGCGTTAAGCTCTCCCCTATTGTTGATTTAACTTACTACCTTGAAGGTCGACTCGATATGATGGTCGATAACATGATTTGGGGTGGCTTGTTAGTAATGATAGTGCTGGCACTATTTTTACCGCTACGCTTGGCATTTTGGGTCATGATGGGTTTACCGGTGTCTTTTCTGGGTGCCTTTTTGTTTATGCCCATTGGCTTTTTAGATGTAACAATAAATCTAGCCTCGCTATTTGCCTTTATACTTGTACTCGGGATTGTTGTTGATGATGCTATTGTTGTCGGAGAATCTGCCAGTGCCGAAATAGAAAAATACGGCCATACACTTGATAACGTAGTTCGCGGCGTAAAACGTGTTGCCATGCCAGCAACCTTTGGTGTATTAACGACCATTGCTGCATTTTTACCACAAACACTCGCAACCGGCCCTGGCGCTGCTTTTTCTAAAGCAATTGGTGGCGTGATTATTTTATGTTTGATTTTTTCACTCATCGAATCAAAACTAATTTTACCTGCCCATATTGCAGCAATGAACCCGCGTAAACCAAACCCTAAAAACCTATTACATCGCTTACGCATGGTTATTGATAGTGGTTTAAAAGGCTTTGTGGATAACTATTACCTTCCTTTTGTTAGTCGCTGTATTCACTACCGCTATACCGTAATAGTTGGCTTTATGTGTTTGCTTATTGTAAGTGCAGGTATGTTTGCAGGTGGTTTAGTTAAGTTTGTACCCAACCCTAAAATACCGCACGACTTTCCACGTATTGATATTGAAATGAACCTTGCTTCATCTGAGCAAGCAACGCTTGAAACAGCGCGTAAAATAGAAAGCGTGTTATTAAAGGTCGATCAGCAACTACAAGAGCAATACGGTAAACCGATGATCCGCGATTTATCGGTAAGCTTACGTGGCCGTACTCAAGCGAATATTATGGCTATTTTAGTAGAGCCTGATTTACGCCCTATTGACACCTTTGCTCTAAGTGCATTATGGCGCGAGCAAATGCCCGCTCTACCTGGTATTAAAACCATGACCATTCAAGACAGCATAATGAATGGCGGTCGAGATGATGGCGATGTTAGCTTTAAACTTGAAGGCAAAAATGCTGACGAACTAAAAGAAGTAGCCGGTAAATTAAAAGCTAAATTACAAACAATGGAAGGTGTTGGCGACGTAAACGACTCAATGCAAAGTGCTACCGATGAAGTACAGCTTGATTTAAAACCACTGGCTTACAGTATGGGTTTAACGCTTGCTGATGTAGCATCGCAAGTAAGCTTTAGTTACTACGGCTTAGAAGCGCAGCGAATATTGCGTGAAGGCGAAGAAATTAAAGTCATGATCCGCTACCCAGAAGACGAACGTAACTCAATTAGCGACATAGCAAGTGTGCGTATTATTACGCCTTCTGGCGCTGAAGTACCACTGAGTGAAGTAGCCGAAGTTAAACTAGTTGACGGTGTAAACCGTATTCGCCGCGAAAACTCTAAACGTACTGTAAACGTATGGGCTGCGGTAAATACCGACCAAGCCGAACCATTTGCTATTGCAGAAGAAATTCGTGATGAATACTTACCAACACTACTTAAGAGCTACCCTGGCGTGACAAGTGATGTAGCTGGGCGCATTCAAGAAGAGATGGATAGTGCTTCAGAGCAGCTTCGTGACTTTGGTATATCAATGATGATTATATTTGCCTTGTTAGCGATTCCACTTCGCTCTTACTCGCAGCCACTTATTATAATGTCGGTTATTCCGTTTGGTGTAGTGGGCGCGATGTTTGGGCATATGATTTTAGGTATGACCATGAGCAGCTTATCTATGTTTGGCATTATTGCTGTAGCGGGTGTGGTCGTAAATGACTCCCTCGTTATGGTTGATTTTGTAAACAAAGCCCGCGCTGAAGGTGTTGCGATTAAAGATGCAGTAGTACAAGCCGGTGCTCGTCGCTTTAGAGCGATATTACTCACCTCAATCACAACCTTTATTGGTGTAATGCCGATTATTTTTGAAACGAGTTTACAAGCTAAAATTGTTATCCCAATGGCTGTATCACTTGCTTTTGGTGTGCTATTTGCCACAGTAATTACACTGATACTTATACCGTGTCAGTACGTTGCACTAGAAGATGCTAAGCGATTAGTACGTAAAATGCGTGGCAAGCCACCACACGTAGATGCCCAACCAGCGCCTATTGAAAGTTAAGTAAAGTAAAATCCCAACCAAAAAAGCTCAGCATACTATATGCTGAGCTTTTTATTTTTAGGGCGCGTTGATCTTTGGTGGTTGGATTTATCACTTGCAAAGTATTTTATCTCCATGACTTGGAGGCGTGGACGTTACTATAAAGACTAAGTCTTCATTTTGTTGATTACTAAGCGTGTGTTTTTTGGTAGCGGGGATATGAAGTCCTTGGTGCGTATGTAGCTTATGTATAACACCTTCACATTCTATTGTTGCAATGCCACTGAGAATATAAAAAAATTGCTCTGCATAGCGATGAAAATGCCTTACTTCACTCTCCCCCCTTGGTACACGTTCTTGAATCACACTTAAAGAAGCCGATTTAACTAGATGCCAACCATCACAATTATTACCCCATCTGTAGTGAGTTGTGCTGTTAGCACTTACTTTATCCATTTTATCTCCATACATTTAGTTTAAAACACACTTATCAATAATGCCTTTATTGACCAACTGCTTTAAAATAGCTTGGGATTTTGCTCTGCAAGCATCACGTAGTAAGCGCACCGCAGGGGTTATTGACTGCCTACTTGGGCAAATAAGCCAGAGTTCACCATCAATATGTTGGTATTTTGGCATCACAGTAATCACCCTATCATTGAGTAAATCATCGGCTATATCAAGTGCCGACTTTACAGCCAAACCTTTACCTGCAACGCACCAGCGCCTAACTAAATCACCATCGTTTGAAGCGCGCCTGCCATCCATTTTAACTTTATATTTTGCCTCACCATCGGTGAACTCCCACGTATTATTTATAATGTCCTGCAACTGATAAAACAAACCTTGATGCGACGCTAAATCGTCAGGATGCACGGGAGTTCCGTTTTGTAAGAGATATTCGTCAGTTGCACATAATAAGCGCGGTACGTTACAAATTTTAAAACCATAAATACTTGCATCATTAGGCGAGCCATAACGAATCGCAATATCAACTGAATCTCGATAAAAGTCGATATTACTATCACTTATATGTGTTCTTAAACTTAACTTTGGGTAATTGTCCATGAGTTCATCAATCCATGGGATCACTAAATTTCGCCCCAAATCAGATGAAAGCGCAACACGCAACTCCCCTTCAATTTCGTCGTGTTCACCTTTTAGATTTTGCTTTGCAAGCTCAAGTACTGCTAAAGCCTGTTCACATTGTGGAATGTAGCGCTCCCCTGCAGCCGATAACCTTAAATGACGGGTAGTACGAACAAACAATTCGCTACCAAGCGCCGATTCTACACGTTTAATAGCAGCGCTTGCTGTGGCTGTACGCATATCTAACTTAGCAGCTGCGAGCGTAATACTTCTAAACTCAGCGACTTTTAAAATAAGTTTTAAATCTTCTACGTTCATATTATCTATTTATATTTGATAATGATTCAATAATTATGCTATTTATTAAATGCAAAGCAAGCGCTATTATCGCAGCCATATGCAACACTGTTGTTTAAAACTGATTGGTCACTATTGAATCTTTTGAATTTGCACCAATTTACAATAATTCGCTCAACCTTATTTATTTGGAAAAATAATGACTCACCCAATTATTAGTGATTTAGAAAAACGTTACACGACTAAACGTTATACAACTAAGCGTATTGTTCAAGATGACCTAGACGTAGTTTTTGAAGCTATGCGTCTTTCACCTTCATCTATTAACTCGCAACCTTGGAAATTTATTGTTATTGAGTCTGACGAAGCTAAAGAACGTATGCATAATACCTTTGCTAATAAATTTCAATTTAATCAGCCTCATATTAAAACAGCGTCGCACGTTATTTTATTTGCTTACAACCCTAAATATACACGCGAAGATTACGCACAAGTCATTGATGCCGACATTAAAAATGGTCGTACAAAAGTAGAAAACCGCGAACAATCATTTGGCGCATTTGCCTTTGTAGATATGAATACCGATGAGCAAGGTAATAACGCAACATGGACTAAAGCGCAAACTTACATTGCGCTAGGTAACACCATGCATGCAGCAGCACGTTTAGGCATTGATTCAACCCCAATGGAAGGCGTAGACGCTGAACTTATTGGTGAAATCTTTGAAAAAGAGCTAGATGGTTATATTTGTGATGTAGCTTTAGTGCTTGGCTACCATGATGACTCTGAGGATTATAATGCTAAGTTACCTAAATCTCGCTTGGCTAAAGAGCAAGTTATTCAGGTTTTATAAGTAATACTTTATACACTTAAATGATAACAATATTAGGGCGTGTTGATCTTTATGGATTGAAATTTGTTCAATATAGGGTCGATTTAATCGCGGCGTGAGGTTTGTAACCTAGCGGGCTAAGTCAAAACCGAGCAACAAAGAGTTAATCGTCCCTAGAAAGAACCCAAAGGGCAGCGCATGTTTGGCATTTATGCTGCGTTATCGCCTATTTATGGGGAATAACCACACTACATAAACTCTGCCTTGCCTAAATACCAAACAATCTGCTGCAAATTCAACCACCAAAGATCAACACGCCCTAAAAAACCACTTATTTAAATAAGTGGTTTTTTTGCTTTGAAGTGCTTTAACTTACTTTGCGCTCTGCAGCTTGAATGTATTGCACTAAATCTTCAATAGAAACCACAGTCATATTATGTTTATTAGCATAATCACTTACCTCAGGTAAGCGCGCCATTGAACCATCTGGGTTGGTTAGTTCGCAAATTACGCCAAATGGTTTTAAGCCAGCAAGTTGCATTAAATCAACTGATGCTTCGGTATGACCACGACGCACTAATACGCCGCCCGTTTGTGCTTTTAAACCAAATACATGCCCAGGGCGCGATAAATCACTTGGTTTTGCGTTATCGGCTGTCGCTGCTTTTATAGTCGTTACTCTATCAGCAGCAGACACGCCTGTTGTAACGCCATGTTTAGCTTCAATAGTGACTGTATAAGCGGTATTATTTTGACTGGTGTTGTTGGTTACCATTTGCGGTAAGTCGAGCTGTTTAATACGCTCATCTCCCATACATAAGCACACAATACCGCTGCCTTCGAGGATCATTTCAGCCATTTGAGGGGTCGTTAAATGCTCAGCTGAAAATACAAAGTCACCTTCATTTTCACGGTTTTCGTCATCAACAACAAGTACGCCTTGCCCTTGCTGTAGTGCAAAAATTGCGTTTTGTACACGGATACGGCTTTCGCCGAATTGAGTTAGTAGAGACTGAATCATCATTATATTCCAAATAAAAAATAATAGATTCAGGACACTGAAAGGCATGGCAAAGCCATACAAATAAAATTGTATGAATTACACCAAAACAGCATTAAAAGTGCTCACCAAAAAGCTACGTTTTGGTGTACATAAATAAGCTATATTCTCTTTCATCCGGACTCTAACCGTCGGCTCTGGCATCTCACCAGATCTGCTTGACCTTTACTTAACCTAAAAATAAGTTAAATAAAGCGCTCGCGGGCTCGTCTGAGTTACAAGTAACATTAAACATACCGCCGGTGGGGAATTTCACCCCGCCCTGAGAATTTACAGTAAGTATTAGCACTTACTGCAGGCACATTATACGCCTGTATTTATTTGTTTTTCAAAACTAAATGCGATAAAAACTACGAAAGATGAATATTTAACGATGCACTGTTTACTATACCTTCATTTATATCAGCAATAAGCGTACACGTAGCGCCGTTAACTAAATTTAAGTTAGGTTGAACATGCCCTATATCAGCATCAAAAATGACTGGAAATAAACACCCACCCAGTGCTACATCAAGCGCATGTCGATAGTCAAAGGCATCATAATGACTTTGAGTAATTTCACTTCGCCCTAAAACCAAACCATTAATGTCGTCAAATATGCCAGCTAATTTTAATGACAGTAAAAATCGTGCAACGGTTGTAGGTGTAAGCTCTGAGTTTTCGAGGTATAAAATAAGTCCTTCGGGTGCACTGTCCTTTTTAAATTCATGTAGTGCTAAAAATGGTGAGTCGAGCAGTAAACCTACTGTATCTAAACATCCGCCAAATAAGCGACCTGACATTTCTATGGTGCGTTTATCTGTGTAGTTTAAACATTGCCACTTTGTTGGCTCACTAGGACTTAGTAATTCATTTGGGTTTTGCGCGTAGCTAGGCTTGTTTTTTTGATATAAAGAGGAAGGCCCCTGCTCAAATTTACTACCCGTTTCGTAGGTAAGGGTTTCAAATATTTGTAAGCTATACGGATTTTTTTCATCAGGATGCAACTGCATAAGGTTAGCACTGTGCAGTGTCGCCCATTGGCACTTAGCCGTTAATGCACAGGCAATAGTACTTACATCAGAAAAGCCAACTAACCATTTAGGCTTTGCTTCTTTAATTGCGTCAAAATCAAGTAGCGGCAGTATTTCCATTGCCAGCTCACCACCCATTGGCGGCATAATTGCGTCAATTTCTTCATCTAATAAAAAGCCCATTAATTGCTGAGCATGTGCTTTAGCATTAAGCTGTTCTCGCGGTTTGTTTTGACGTAAAAACTCGCCTTCAATAACATCATACCCTCGATTTTTTAATCCATTTATAACAATGTCTAAACGTGTATGGTATTTTGCTTTCACACCTGCTGAAAGCGAACAAATTGCTATTTTTGAGCCTACTTTTAAAGGCGCTGGGTAAAGTACATTAGCCATATTTTTCCTTGTTTAATAAGACGCTATAGATTTACCTACCATACCAACATAGAACAGGTTTATAGAATATGAATACTTGCGCGAGCATACTGAGTTTCATAAGTTAAATTACAGGCATAAAAAAACCGATGTAATTACATCGGTTTTTATTTAAAACGTTAAAGTGAGTTATACGTTAAAGATACTCAACTTCAATGATTTCGTACTCAACGATACCTTTTGGCGTTTCAATAGACACTGCATCGTCCATTTGTTTACCAATTAAGCCACGTGCAATCGGTGAATTGACAGAAATTAAATTATTTTTAATATCCGCTTCATCATCGCCTACAATACGGTATTTTACTTCAGCATCAGTATCTACATTGACTATAGTCACTGTGGTGCCAAAAATAACTTTGCCCGTATTTGGCATTTTAGTTACGTCGATTATCTGAACATTTGAAAGTTTAGCTTCAATTTCTTGAATACGACCTTCACAAAAACCCTGTTGCTCACGTGCAGCGTGGTACTCAGCGTTTTCTTTTAAGTCACCGTGTTCACGCGCAACTGCAATGTCGGCGATAATTTTTGGACGGGTAACTGTTTTTAATTCGTTAAGCTCTTTGCGCAGTAAATCTGCGCCACGAACTGTCATCGGAATTGATTGCATACTTTTCTCACTTAACACCAAGGCCCTAGTTGGCCTTGGCACATTTCCTTAGTTCAATCGCAGGTGTAGCTCTTGAACTGACGTCACTTTACTGCGGTCATCTGCTTTATTAGCAGTACAGTTAGCGAATGCCGCGTTCAAGGTTGTCGTATAATTGGTTTTATTTTGCAATGCACCACGACGTAACACCTTCGAATCTTCGATCGCTTGGCGACCTTCGGTGGTATTCACGATGTAGCTGTACTCTTTATTCTTTATAGAATCAAGAATATGCGGGCGGCCTTCATATACTTTGTTTACACGTCGTACTTCAATGCCAGCCTCTTCAAGAGCAGCAGCTGTGCCACCTGTTGCATCAAGTTCAAAACCTAAGTCGGTCATGATTTTAGCTAATTCAACAATACGGGGCTTATCGCTATTACGAACAGATAATAACGCGCGACCACCGCGTGGTAAAGTGTTGCTTGCACCTAATTGCGCTTTTGCGAATGCTTCGGCGAAAGTATCGCCAACACCCATCACTTCACCTGTTGAACGCATCTCAGGGCCACGGATTGGATCCACACCTTGAAACTTAGCAAATGGCAGTACAACTTCTTTGACGCTGTAGTAAGGAGGGATCACTTCTTTAGTGATACCTTGGCTTGCTAAAGACTGCCCTGCCATACAACGAGCAGCTACTTTTGCAAGCGCCACACCTGTTGCTTTAGAAACAAACGGTACAGTACGTGCAGCACGAGGGTTGACTTCAATTAAATACACTTTGCCGTCTTTTACTGCAAACTGTGTATTCATCAAACCTACAACACCAAGCTCAAGCGCCATGTCGGTTACTTGCTTGCGCATTACATCTTGCACTTCTTGTGATAAAGAATGCGCGGGTAATGAACACGCTGAGTCACCCGAGTGAACACCCGCTTGCTCAATATGCTCCATAATACCGCCGATGATTACTTGCTCGCCATCACAAATAGCGTCAACGTCAACTTCAATCGCATTATCTAAGAAACGATCCAGTAATACAGGCGCTTCGTTTGATGCTTGCACAGCTTCGGTCATGTAACGACGTAAATCGTCTTCGTCGTATACAATTTCCATTGCTCGGCCACCGAGTACATACGAAGGGCGTACAACCAATGGGAAGCCAATTTCAACCGATTTAAGTAATGCTTCTTCCGTTGATGTTACTGTTGCGTTTTCTGGCTGAAGTAAGTTTAAACGCTCAACAAGTTGTTGGAAGCGCTCGCGGTCTTCTGCACGGTCAATCGCATC
Coding sequences within:
- a CDS encoding LysR family transcriptional regulator is translated as MNVEDLKLILKVAEFRSITLAAAKLDMRTATASAAIKRVESALGSELFVRTTRHLRLSAAGERYIPQCEQALAVLELAKQNLKGEHDEIEGELRVALSSDLGRNLVIPWIDELMDNYPKLSLRTHISDSNIDFYRDSVDIAIRYGSPNDASIYGFKICNVPRLLCATDEYLLQNGTPVHPDDLASHQGLFYQLQDIINNTWEFTDGEAKYKVKMDGRRASNDGDLVRRWCVAGKGLAVKSALDIADDLLNDRVITVMPKYQHIDGELWLICPSRQSITPAVRLLRDACRAKSQAILKQLVNKGIIDKCVLN
- a CDS encoding cupin domain-containing protein; translated protein: MDKVSANSTTHYRWGNNCDGWHLVKSASLSVIQERVPRGESEVRHFHRYAEQFFYILSGIATIECEGVIHKLHTHQGLHIPATKKHTLSNQQNEDLVFIVTSTPPSHGDKILCK
- a CDS encoding efflux RND transporter permease subunit produces the protein MNTRETGLIAWFARNPVAANLLMIFILVGGLLMAMTIRKQMFPQFESNWISVQAVYPGAAPQEVEEGITIKVEENLEGLEGIKRLITYSNRGFSQAWIEIEEQYNPQEVLDEIKVQVDSINTFPAGMERPVVRRDKFEQEVMILALYGDMSNYQLKELGNDIKDELQALPHVNLVNFNGGLEYEIGIEVSPDKLREYGLTFRDIAGAVQSFSANMSAGQIRSENGYISMRVEKQAYRGFEFEKLPLITLADGAQIYLGDVAIINDGFEEGLQYSKYNGKNSLSFEVNASKDQDITDVAKVLKSYMATKEPLLPAGVKLSPIVDLTYYLEGRLDMMVDNMIWGGLLVMIVLALFLPLRLAFWVMMGLPVSFLGAFLFMPIGFLDVTINLASLFAFILVLGIVVDDAIVVGESASAEIEKYGHTLDNVVRGVKRVAMPATFGVLTTIAAFLPQTLATGPGAAFSKAIGGVIILCLIFSLIESKLILPAHIAAMNPRKPNPKNLLHRLRMVIDSGLKGFVDNYYLPFVSRCIHYRYTVIVGFMCLLIVSAGMFAGGLVKFVPNPKIPHDFPRIDIEMNLASSEQATLETARKIESVLLKVDQQLQEQYGKPMIRDLSVSLRGRTQANIMAILVEPDLRPIDTFALSALWREQMPALPGIKTMTIQDSIMNGGRDDGDVSFKLEGKNADELKEVAGKLKAKLQTMEGVGDVNDSMQSATDEVQLDLKPLAYSMGLTLADVASQVSFSYYGLEAQRILREGEEIKVMIRYPEDERNSISDIASVRIITPSGAEVPLSEVAEVKLVDGVNRIRRENSKRTVNVWAAVNTDQAEPFAIAEEIRDEYLPTLLKSYPGVTSDVAGRIQEEMDSASEQLRDFGISMMIIFALLAIPLRSYSQPLIIMSVIPFGVVGAMFGHMILGMTMSSLSMFGIIAVAGVVVNDSLVMVDFVNKARAEGVAIKDAVVQAGARRFRAILLTSITTFIGVMPIIFETSLQAKIVIPMAVSLAFGVLFATVITLILIPCQYVALEDAKRLVRKMRGKPPHVDAQPAPIES
- the ribB gene encoding 3,4-dihydroxy-2-butanone-4-phosphate synthase, with the translated sequence MIQSLLTQFGESRIRVQNAIFALQQGQGVLVVDDENRENEGDFVFSAEHLTTPQMAEMILEGSGIVCLCMGDERIKQLDLPQMVTNNTSQNNTAYTVTIEAKHGVTTGVSAADRVTTIKAATADNAKPSDLSRPGHVFGLKAQTGGVLVRRGHTEASVDLMQLAGLKPFGVICELTNPDGSMARLPEVSDYANKHNMTVVSIEDLVQYIQAAERKVS
- a CDS encoding S66 family peptidase, whose translation is MANVLYPAPLKVGSKIAICSLSAGVKAKYHTRLDIVINGLKNRGYDVIEGEFLRQNKPREQLNAKAHAQQLMGFLLDEEIDAIMPPMGGELAMEILPLLDFDAIKEAKPKWLVGFSDVSTIACALTAKCQWATLHSANLMQLHPDEKNPYSLQIFETLTYETGSKFEQGPSSLYQKNKPSYAQNPNELLSPSEPTKWQCLNYTDKRTIEMSGRLFGGCLDTVGLLLDSPFLALHEFKKDSAPEGLILYLENSELTPTTVARFLLSLKLAGIFDDINGLVLGRSEITQSHYDAFDYRHALDVALGGCLFPVIFDADIGHVQPNLNLVNGATCTLIADINEGIVNSASLNIHLS
- a CDS encoding efflux RND transporter periplasmic adaptor subunit, with product MATKKQIILPIAVLAGGIALAIAFMAMKKPPEEKPEQDIRPLVATQSILLDSITLDVKSYGIVKPKDRTELIAQVSGQVISVSDQFVEGAFVKQGDILARIDANDYEADFIEAQAGLAQASSALEIERAQAHVAKAEWERIKSDSSEAIASELYLRKPQLAEKLARYRSAQASVKRASRNLERTYIKAPYDAIINERTISLGSVVNPGNSFGALSATSVAEVRLPVADQELQYLENGGVGSNVTFNAEYAGKQTMWQAKVIRTEGVVDQKSRMSYLVAQLATPYGDKTRPLRFGSYINATIEGRPLDNAIVVAHHLVKDNKIVILNDDLTLSFKTLNIIREQNGMIIASQGLKNGEQIVTSALEYPTEGMTVKIEDVAPNNSDITQLALKEE
- a CDS encoding nitroreductase family protein, whose protein sequence is MTHPIISDLEKRYTTKRYTTKRIVQDDLDVVFEAMRLSPSSINSQPWKFIVIESDEAKERMHNTFANKFQFNQPHIKTASHVILFAYNPKYTREDYAQVIDADIKNGRTKVENREQSFGAFAFVDMNTDEQGNNATWTKAQTYIALGNTMHAAARLGIDSTPMEGVDAELIGEIFEKELDGYICDVALVLGYHDDSEDYNAKLPKSRLAKEQVIQVL
- a CDS encoding YkgJ family cysteine cluster protein, with protein sequence MKTESMECRLGCGACCIAPSISSPIPGMPNGKKAGERCIQLDERNLCKLFGDESRPKVCSDFSATLDVCGSTNAQALALITELEELT